The following are encoded together in the Arvicanthis niloticus isolate mArvNil1 chromosome 9, mArvNil1.pat.X, whole genome shotgun sequence genome:
- the LOC117715547 gene encoding olfactory receptor 6C4-like isoform X1 — MQVLGTHSSPLQAWFYKAPQCQTEGMEWPTAEETRNGTAVQEFILEGLPVAEHLRILFFLVHLLAYLASLMGNILIITITCKDHRLQTPMYFFLSTFSFVECGFISTVIPQLLAIILSGRQTISFVACFTQDFVVLSLGATVFFLMAVLSLDRYLAICKPLHYPTIMSPRMCFFLVTVCLVLGFLFMVGPVVMLSQSFYCGPNVIPHYFCDFGPLASLSCSETRSIEMLFFNLALIVLLTSLVVAIFAYSNIVFTIVRLPSTRERQRAFSTCSSHLIVLSLMYGSCVFIYMKPKQTSRLDTNREAALVNTVVTPLLNPVIYTLRNKQVHQALRDALSRVQLHRYHRSNAPSL, encoded by the coding sequence TTTTAGGAACACACAGCTCTCCACTTCAGGCATGGTTCTACAAAGCCCCTCAGTGCCAGACTGAAGGAATGGAATGGCCGACGGCAGAGGAAACAAGGAATGGGACAGCCGTCCAGGAGTTTATCCTTGAGGGGCTGCCTGTGGCCGAGCACCTGAGGATCCTCTTCTTCCTAGTCCACTTGCTGGCCTACTTGGCTTCCCTCATGGGCAACATCCTCATAATTACCATCACATGCAAGGACCACCGACTACagacccccatgtacttcttcctcagcacGTTCTCCTTTGTGGAGTGTGGTTTTATCTCTACTGTTATCCCCCAACTGCTCGCCATCATTCTGTCAGGGAGGCAAACGATTTCCTTTGTGGCCTGCTTCACGCAGGACTTTGTTGTTCTTTCCCTGGGGGCAACCGTGTTTTTCCTTATGGCTGTACTGTCTCTGGATAGGTATCTGGCCATCTGCAAACCTCTACATTATCCAACCATCATGAGCCCAAGGATGTGCTTCTTTCTTGTTACTGTGTGTTTAGTGTTGGGTTTCCTCTTCATGGTTGGTCCAGTTGTAATGCTTTCCCAGTCATTTTACTGTGGTCCCAATGTCATTCCTCACTATTTCTGTGATTTTGGACCACTGGCAAGTCTCTCCTGTTCAGAAACCAGGTCTATTGAGATGCTGTTTTTTAACCTTGCTTTAATTGTGCTTTTAACTTCCCTTGTGGTAGCCATCTTTGCATACAGCAATATAGTGTTCACCATAGTGCGCCTCCCTTCAACCAGGGAGCGACAGAGAGCTTTTTCCACCTGTTCCTCTCATCTCATCGTCCTCTCTCTAATGTACGGTAgctgtgtatttatatacatgaaGCCAAAGCAGACAAGCAGGCTGGACACCAACCGAGAGGCTGCTCTAGTGAACACGGTAGTCACACCCCTTCTGAATCCTGTCATCTACACCCTGAGAAACAAGCAGGTCCACCAGGCTCTGAGGGATGCACTGTCCAGGGTTCAGTTACACAGATATCACAGGAGCAATGCACCTTCCCTTTGA
- the LOC117715547 gene encoding olfactory receptor 6C4-like isoform X2 gives MEWPTAEETRNGTAVQEFILEGLPVAEHLRILFFLVHLLAYLASLMGNILIITITCKDHRLQTPMYFFLSTFSFVECGFISTVIPQLLAIILSGRQTISFVACFTQDFVVLSLGATVFFLMAVLSLDRYLAICKPLHYPTIMSPRMCFFLVTVCLVLGFLFMVGPVVMLSQSFYCGPNVIPHYFCDFGPLASLSCSETRSIEMLFFNLALIVLLTSLVVAIFAYSNIVFTIVRLPSTRERQRAFSTCSSHLIVLSLMYGSCVFIYMKPKQTSRLDTNREAALVNTVVTPLLNPVIYTLRNKQVHQALRDALSRVQLHRYHRSNAPSL, from the coding sequence ATGGAATGGCCGACGGCAGAGGAAACAAGGAATGGGACAGCCGTCCAGGAGTTTATCCTTGAGGGGCTGCCTGTGGCCGAGCACCTGAGGATCCTCTTCTTCCTAGTCCACTTGCTGGCCTACTTGGCTTCCCTCATGGGCAACATCCTCATAATTACCATCACATGCAAGGACCACCGACTACagacccccatgtacttcttcctcagcacGTTCTCCTTTGTGGAGTGTGGTTTTATCTCTACTGTTATCCCCCAACTGCTCGCCATCATTCTGTCAGGGAGGCAAACGATTTCCTTTGTGGCCTGCTTCACGCAGGACTTTGTTGTTCTTTCCCTGGGGGCAACCGTGTTTTTCCTTATGGCTGTACTGTCTCTGGATAGGTATCTGGCCATCTGCAAACCTCTACATTATCCAACCATCATGAGCCCAAGGATGTGCTTCTTTCTTGTTACTGTGTGTTTAGTGTTGGGTTTCCTCTTCATGGTTGGTCCAGTTGTAATGCTTTCCCAGTCATTTTACTGTGGTCCCAATGTCATTCCTCACTATTTCTGTGATTTTGGACCACTGGCAAGTCTCTCCTGTTCAGAAACCAGGTCTATTGAGATGCTGTTTTTTAACCTTGCTTTAATTGTGCTTTTAACTTCCCTTGTGGTAGCCATCTTTGCATACAGCAATATAGTGTTCACCATAGTGCGCCTCCCTTCAACCAGGGAGCGACAGAGAGCTTTTTCCACCTGTTCCTCTCATCTCATCGTCCTCTCTCTAATGTACGGTAgctgtgtatttatatacatgaaGCCAAAGCAGACAAGCAGGCTGGACACCAACCGAGAGGCTGCTCTAGTGAACACGGTAGTCACACCCCTTCTGAATCCTGTCATCTACACCCTGAGAAACAAGCAGGTCCACCAGGCTCTGAGGGATGCACTGTCCAGGGTTCAGTTACACAGATATCACAGGAGCAATGCACCTTCCCTTTGA